Proteins encoded within one genomic window of Helicobacter sp. 'house sparrow 1':
- the fliW gene encoding flagellar assembly protein FliW, producing MIFEVKSPILGFERVKKMRLEKIDEVFVRLSNAEDNSPVFTLINPFVLREYEFDVPAAVRLLLDLENAKNVFIANIMVIQSPIQESTVNFLAPVVFNFDNQTMAQVVLDSLKYPQYQLAEPVSAYYKDESVVGSIKKISE from the coding sequence ATGATTTTTGAAGTTAAGTCTCCGATCTTAGGATTTGAAAGAGTCAAAAAAATGAGACTAGAAAAGATAGATGAAGTATTTGTCAGATTGAGTAATGCGGAGGATAATTCTCCAGTTTTTACATTAATCAACCCTTTTGTTTTAAGGGAGTATGAGTTTGATGTCCCTGCTGCAGTAAGATTGCTTTTGGATCTAGAGAATGCTAAGAATGTCTTTATTGCAAATATCATGGTGATTCAATCTCCTATCCAAGAATCTACTGTCAATTTTCTAGCACCTGTTGTATTTAATTTTGATAATCAGACTATGGCACAAGTTGTTCTTGATAGCTTGAAGTATCCGCAGTATCAGCTTGCAGAGCCCGTGTCTGCTTACTATAAAGATGAGAGTGTGGTGGGTAGTATAAAGAAAATAAGTGAATAA
- the proC gene encoding pyrroline-5-carboxylate reductase, whose translation MNKEDILFVGYGNMTLAILRGIISSRLFETYNLFVCGRNSKKASSFLKNNGLNDIVQVSLIDNHQVLVKDKTVFLCIKPDGLQNFKFIGRAKNVISVMAGVQVSIIKKHLDSMGYVRVMPNVAAKYQKSSSAIFIDNANLDEIKRLVLSFGNFVQVDKEALIDSAIATSGSAPAFVALMAQALIDAGVREGFNRLQSQELVRGMFEGFSLLLREKTPQEIIDEIASPGGTTIEGISTLEKHAFKGIVMEATNQAVLKARKKS comes from the coding sequence GTGAATAAAGAAGACATTTTATTTGTTGGCTATGGGAATATGACCTTAGCCATACTAAGAGGAATTATATCCTCTAGATTGTTTGAAACTTATAATCTATTTGTTTGTGGTCGTAATTCTAAAAAAGCTTCTAGTTTTTTAAAAAATAATGGATTGAATGATATTGTTCAAGTTAGCCTAATTGATAATCATCAGGTTTTGGTAAAAGATAAGACTGTATTTTTGTGCATTAAACCTGATGGTTTGCAGAATTTTAAATTTATTGGCCGTGCAAAAAATGTAATTAGTGTGATGGCTGGTGTGCAGGTTTCTATCATTAAAAAACATTTGGATTCTATGGGATATGTAAGGGTGATGCCAAATGTAGCTGCAAAATATCAAAAGTCTTCTAGTGCCATCTTTATTGATAACGCAAACTTAGATGAAATAAAAAGATTGGTTCTTAGTTTTGGAAATTTTGTACAAGTTGATAAAGAGGCGTTAATTGATTCTGCTATCGCTACTAGTGGGAGTGCTCCTGCTTTTGTAGCATTGATGGCACAGGCTCTTATTGATGCGGGTGTTAGAGAGGGATTTAATCGGCTACAAAGCCAAGAACTTGTGAGAGGTATGTTTGAGGGTTTTTCTTTATTACTTAGGGAAAAAACTCCCCAAGAAATTATTGATGAGATAGCAAGCCCTGGAGGCACAACAATAGAAGGAATTAGCACCTTGGAGAAGCACGCATTCAAGGGTATTGTAATGGAAGCCACAAATCAAGCAGTTTTAAAAGCAAGGAAGAAATCCTAG
- a CDS encoding PDC sensor domain-containing protein produces the protein MLSKDILIYRKVRYELRAYMCYLFTQNIQNYIPSTSLKSVLNGIEKIKDEIEAFDAIYILDAMGNEVGLNGITCTENFSDRAFYYEAVRERKCIITNPYPCSDNGKLVVTASYPVYNQNHELIYVVCIDLALKTAINISAPSKFSDVCARISMSIYGLLSLCLTLVCLLLFCKGAFSFYIALGHFKNFDIDEIFKAIIQLTLALAIFDLVKAIFESEVLGKNTENNSQTLQETMVRFLGSIIIALAIESLMLVFKFAISEPDKILYAVSLIGGVSLLVIGLSIYVKLAHQKSE, from the coding sequence ATGCTATCAAAAGACATATTAATCTATAGAAAAGTTCGCTACGAACTTCGTGCTTATATGTGCTATCTCTTTACACAAAACATTCAAAATTACATACCTAGCACTAGTCTTAAAAGCGTCTTAAATGGGATTGAAAAAATCAAAGATGAAATTGAAGCATTTGATGCAATCTATATTCTTGATGCAATGGGCAATGAAGTAGGATTAAATGGGATTACTTGTACAGAAAATTTCTCTGATAGAGCATTTTATTATGAAGCGGTGCGTGAAAGAAAGTGCATTATCACCAACCCTTATCCTTGTAGCGATAATGGCAAGCTAGTTGTGACTGCTTCTTATCCTGTTTATAATCAAAATCATGAACTTATTTATGTGGTTTGCATTGATCTAGCCCTTAAAACTGCAATCAACATCTCTGCACCATCAAAATTTTCTGATGTATGCGCAAGAATAAGTATGAGTATTTATGGACTCCTATCTCTTTGTCTCACACTTGTTTGCTTGCTTTTATTCTGCAAAGGAGCTTTTAGTTTTTACATTGCATTAGGACATTTTAAAAATTTTGATATTGATGAAATTTTCAAAGCCATTATTCAATTAACTCTTGCCTTGGCAATTTTTGACTTAGTCAAAGCAATATTTGAAAGTGAAGTACTAGGAAAAAATACAGAAAATAATTCCCAAACATTACAAGAAACGATGGTGAGATTTTTAGGTTCCATCATTATTGCTTTAGCAATAGAATCCTTAATGCTTGTATTTAAATTTGCAATCAGTGAACCTGATAAAATTTTATATGCTGTTTCTTTAATTGGTGGAGTATCTTTACTAGTAATTGGGTTATCAATATATGTAAAACTTGCTCATCAAAAAAGCGAGTAG